The following nucleotide sequence is from Psychroserpens sp. Hel_I_66.
AGAAATGTTACCGAAGTGTTAATTGATAATTTATATGGATTCTAAATAATAATTTATAACGAAAATAGTTATTATTTTTAAGTATTAAAACAACAGTGAAAAAAAAACGTTTTCTTTGTACAAAATTTCAATTTTTATGAAACTTAAGAACTTAAAAACAGCCCTAATTTTAATACTGATCCTTGTATCTGGAAATCAATTATTTGCTCAAGACGGAGAGGTTACTATTGATCAAGATAGCGACATCACAAAGCTTCTAGAATACAAAAAAGATGTTAAAACTGTTGATTTATACAAGATACAATTAGATTTTGGATCTAGGTCTAAGGCAGAATCACTTAAACAATCTTTTCAAAACACATTTGCAGAATGGCCTGCAGAAATGGTTTATGAAACGCCAAATTATAAAGTTTGGGTTGGTAATTTCAGTACACGCCTAGAAGCTGATATTGCTTTGTTGAAAATTAAGAAGAAATTCTCTAAAGCAATGGTTTTTGAGCCTAAAAAAGAGGATTAAAATACCGATCACATTGTAAAAGAAAAGCAACTCCTTCGAGTTGCTTTTTTTATTTTAAATAAGTTTTGAGTTTTCAAATTTCCGAAGAAAAATAATTATTTAAGCTTCTTCTTTACTTCTACTTCTTGGAACGCTTCTAAAACATCATCAACTTGGATGTCGTTGTAATTTTTAAGTTGCAGACCACAATCATAACCTTTTGACACCTCCTTGGCATCATCTTTAAATCGTTTTAATGATGATAATTCTCCTGTGTGAATTACCACACCATCCCTGATTAATCGAATACCAGAGTTTCTGTAAATTTTA
It contains:
- a CDS encoding SPOR domain-containing protein gives rise to the protein MKLKNLKTALILILILVSGNQLFAQDGEVTIDQDSDITKLLEYKKDVKTVDLYKIQLDFGSRSKAESLKQSFQNTFAEWPAEMVYETPNYKVWVGNFSTRLEADIALLKIKKKFSKAMVFEPKKED